In a single window of the Diospyros lotus cultivar Yz01 chromosome 10, ASM1463336v1, whole genome shotgun sequence genome:
- the LOC127811210 gene encoding egg cell-secreted protein 1.4-like, whose product MALNKGTLFLVAIIMCFAANSTAAAAARDLPVQPAAVLGFNLTARLETDGGLMGCWNAMAEIKSCSNEIVLFFINGETDIGPACCQAISMITHHCWPAMLTALGFTLEEGDVLRGYCDASSGPAPSPSAASTSTVVAV is encoded by the coding sequence ATGGCTCTCAATAAGGGAACCCTTTTCTTAGTTGCGATCATCATGTGTTTTGCGGCGAATAGCactgcagcagcagcagccagaGACCTGCCGGTTCAGCCAGCAGCAGTACTAGGGTTCAACCTCACGGCGAGGCTGGAAACCGATGGAGGTTTGATGGGTTGTTGGAACGCGATGGCTGAGATAAAATCGTGCTCGAACGAGATTGTTCTCTTCTTCATAAATGGCGAAACCGATATAGGACCTGCTTGCTGCCAGGCCATCAGCATGATCACCCACCATTGCTGGCCGGCCATGCTAACTGCTCTTGGCTTCACTCTTGAGGAAGGCGACGTGCTGCGTGGCTACTGCGACGCTTCCTCCGGCCCCGCCCCTAGCCCCTCGGCCGCCTCCACCTCCACGGTGGTGGCGGTTTAG
- the LOC127811419 gene encoding ATP-dependent zinc metalloprotease FTSH 12, chloroplastic has protein sequence MYATVIQHRPTTPFQLSSRTPFLNQTHPNLVLLRPFSPLPSNYRPRVYRRKRPLSRAFASANPNGSDAFSWLRLSQSIRRGSERFLSRFGDFLRKETGFDLEEAYVRVSGSLGPIRDAAKKGEAEFNRFRFELVPGFIDWNKWDRWKDVKNWDAKRIGALVLYTFVMVLSCQRAYMAFRAPIIDRQRKELTEAYMEALIPEPSPTNVRKFKKSMWRKTTPKGLKLKKFIEGPGGALIRDSSFVGEDAWDDDPDSSQDNVRGIIENDMKLNTKEKKALKEDLGISVENQESGGTWRERLQTWKEILRKEKLSEQLDSLNAKYVVEFDMKEVENSLRKEVVEKATNTQGTSALWISKRWWRYRPKLPYTYFLQKLDSSEVAAVVFTEDLKRLFVTMKEGFPLEYVVDIPLDPYLFETISNSGVEVDLLQRRQIHYFLKVVIALLPGILILWLIRESLMLLHITSKRFLYKKYNQLFDMAYAENFILPVGEVDETKSMYKEVVLGGDVWDLLDELMIYMRNPMQYYEKDVKFVRGVLLSGPPGTGKTLFARTLAKESGMPFVFASGAEFTDSEKSGAARINEMFSIARRNAPCFVFVDEIDAIAGRHARKDPRRRATFEALIAQLDGEREKTGVDRFSLRQAVIFICATNRPDELDLEFVRPGRIDRRLYIGLPDAKQRVQIFGVHSAGKQLAEDVDFEQLVFRTVGYSGADIRNLVNEAGIMSVRKGHSKIYQQDIIDVLDKQLLEGMGVLLTEEEQQKCEQSISFEKKRLLAVHEAGHILLAHLFPRFDWHAFSQLLPGGKETAVSVFYPREDMVDQGYTTFGYLKMQMVVAHGGRCAELLVFGEDITDGGKDDLEKITKIAREMVISPRNARLGLTALTKRVGLVDRPDSPDGELIKYKWDDPQVIPAEMTLEVSELFTRELTRYIDEAEELAIKGLMDNRHILDMIAKELVEKSRITGLEVEERMRGLSPIIFEDFVKPFQINLEEEGPLPHNDRLRYQPLDVYPAPLHRC, from the exons ATGTACGCTACTGTAATTCAGCACAGGCCAACAACTCCATTTCAATTGTCTTCAAGAACACCATTTCTCAACCAAACTCATCCCAATCTCGTACTCCTCAGGCCGTTCTCACCGCTGCCTTCGAATTACAGACCGAGGGTTTATCGCCGCAAACGGCCCCTTTCCCGAGCGTTTGCCTCCGCCAATCCAAATGGCTCGGATGCGTTCTCCTGGCTGCGACTCTCCCAGTCGATTCGCCGCGGTTCGGAGCGGTTTTTGTCGAGATTCGGTGATTTCTTGAGGAAGGAAACGGGGTTTGATTTGGAAGAGGCTTATGTCAGGGTATCTGGATCTTTGGGTCCGATTCGGGACGCGGCAAAGAAAGGCGAGGCTGAGTTTAACCGGTTTAGGTTTGAGTTAGTTCCCGGGTTCATCGACTGGAATAAATGGGATCGGTGGAAG GATGTCAAGAACTGGGATGCCAAAAGAATTGGTGCCTTGGTGCTCTATACTTTTGTTATGGTACTTTCTTGTCAAAGAGCATATATGGCTTTTCGAGCTCCAATTATAGATCGCCAAAGAAAAGAATTGACTGAAGCATACATGGAAGCATTGATTCCTGAACCAAGTCCCACTAATGTAAGGAA GTTTAAAAAGAGCATGTGGAGGAAGACAACACCCAAAGGCCTAAAACTGAAGAAGTTCATTGAGGGCCCTGGTGGAGCACTTATTCGTGATAGTTCTTTTGTTGGGGAAGATGCATGGGATGATGACCCTGACTCTTCTCAGGACAATGTCAGAGGAATTATAGAAAATGACATGAAATTGAACACAAAGGAAAAGAAGGCCCTAAAGGAGGATTTGGGAATTTCAG TTGAAAATCAAGAAAGTGGCGGAACATGGCGAGAGAGGCTCCAAACATGGAAAGAAATTCTTAGGAAGGAGAAATTGTCAGAACAATTAGATTCATTAAATGCCAAATATGTTGTCGAATTTGACATGAAGGAGGTTGAGAACAGTCTTCGTAAAGAAGTGGTGGAAAAGGCCACAAACACTCAAGGAACCAGTGCACTGTGGATTTCTAAGAGATGGTGGCGTTACCGTCCAAAGCTTCCGTACACCTACTTTCTTCAAAAACTCGATTCATCTGAg GTTGCTGCTGTAGTATTTACAGAGGACCTAAAACGACTGTTTGTAACAATGAAAGAAGGCTTTCCTTTGGAATATGTT GTTGATATTCCACTTGATCCTTACCTGTTTGAGACCATCTCAAATTCTGGAGTTGAAGTAGATCTCCTTCAGAGGCGGCAAATTCATTACTTTCTAAAAGTTGTAATTGCATTACTGCCTGGGATACTGATTCTGTGGCTTATAAGGGAGTCTTTGATGCTTTTGCATATTACCTCCAAGCGTTTTctgtataaaaaatataatcaactaTTTGATATGGCTTATGCGGAGAACTTTATCCtg CCAGTGGGGGAagtggatgaaacaaaatcCATGTACAAAGAAGTTGTATTAGGTGGTGATGTCTGGGATCTTCTGGATGAGTTAATGATTTACATGAGAAACCCTATGCAGTACTATGAAAAAGACGTAAAGTTTGTTAGG GGTGTTCTGCTGTCTGGTCCTCCAGGAACCGGCAAAACACTTTTTGCGCGTACTCTTGCAAAGGAAAGTGGGATGccttttgtttttgcttctGGTGCAGAGTTTACAGATAGCGAAAAAAGTGGCGCTGCACGAATTAATGAAATGTTTTCAATAGCAAGGAGGAAT GCtccttgttttgtttttgtggaTGAAATTGATGCTATTGCTGGGAGACATGCGAGAAAGGATCCACGGAGAAGAGCAACATTTGAGGCACTAATTGCACAGCTTGATGGAGA GAGAGAAAAAACTGGGGTTGATCGGTTTTCACTGAGACAAGCTGTGATATTCATCTGTGCTACTAACAGGCCAGATGAACTTGACCTAGAATTTGTTCGTCCTGGCCGTATTGATCGTCGTTTATACATTGGTTTACCAGATGCAAAGCAGCGGGTGCAAATTTTTGGCGTACATAGTGCAGGAAAGCAGCTTGCTGAAGATGTTGACTTTGAACAG CTTGTTTTCCGGACTGTTGGTTATTCTGGAGCAGATATTAGGAATCTCGTGAATGAAGCAGGAATAATGTCT gTGCGGAAGGGACATTCTAAAATCTACCAGCAAGATATCATTGATGTGTTAGACAAACAACTGCTTGAGGGCATGGGCGTACTCCTCACTGAGGAAGAGCAACAGAAATGTGAACAAAGT ATATCTTTCGAAAAGAAGAGACTTCTAGCAGTACATGAGGCTGGCCATATACTGCTGGCACACTTGTTCCCAAGATTCGATTGGCATGCATTTTCTCAGCTACTTCCTGGTGGCAAG GAAACTGCAGTGTCTGTATTTTACCCAAGAGAAGATATGGTAGACCAAGGTTACACAACCTTTGGCTACCTGAAAATGCAAATGGTTGTAGCTCATGGTGGGCGTTGTGCTGAACTTCTTGTCTTTGGTGAAGACATAACTGATGGTGGAAAGGATGATCtagaaaaaataacaaag ATTGCTAGAGAAATGGTGATAAGCCCTAGAAATGCAAGGTTAGGGCTTACTGCATTGACAAAAAGAGTTGGACTGGTGGATCGACCAGATAGTCCTGATGGTGAGCTGATTAAGTACAAG TGGGACGACCCTCAAGTGATTCCAGCAGAGATGACACTTGAAGTTTCTGAGCTATTTACTCGAGAATTGACAAGG TACATTGACGAGGCGGAAGAACTTGCAATAAAAGGTCTGATGGATAACAGGCACATACTAGATATGATTGCAAAAGAACTGGTGGAAAAGTCAAGGATAACCGGATTG